One region of Etheostoma spectabile isolate EspeVRDwgs_2016 chromosome 21, UIUC_Espe_1.0, whole genome shotgun sequence genomic DNA includes:
- the aldh18a1 gene encoding delta-1-pyrroline-5-carboxylate synthase isoform X1, giving the protein MLLRRLTLCSRTPLDYPGHVCSFLTRPLTQVTEGRAHGSSFAHRSELRRAKRIVVKLGSAVVTRGDECGLALGRLASIVEQVAMLQNQGREMMIVTSGAVAFGKQRLRHEILLSQSVRQALHSGHSQLKEMSVPVLEARACAAAGQSGLMALYEAMFTQYSTCTAQVLVTNLDFHDDQKRQNLNSTLQELLRMNIVPIINTNDAVVPPPEPNSDLLGVNVISIKDNDSLAARLAVEMKADLLIALSDVEGLYNSPPGTDDAKLIDIFYPGDQQSITYGTKSRVGIGGMEAKVKAALWALQGGTSVVIANGTHPKVTGQVITDIVEGKKVGTFFSEIKPAGPTVEHQTEMARNSGRTLASLHPDQRSEIICHLAELLTERKEEVLAANKMDIDQAVNAGHLPPAMLKRLSLSPAKLNSLAIGLRQIAVAAQDSVGRVLRRTRVAHNLELEQIAVPIGVLLVIFEARPDCLPQVSALAIASGNALLLKGGKEAANTNHVLHQLTQEALSVHGVREAVQLVSTREEVEDLCRLDKMIDLIIPRGSSQLVRNIQRAAKGIPVLGHSEGICHVYVDSEASVDRVIKIVRDSKCDYPAACNAMETLLIHRDILRTPLFDQIIDMLRAERVKIHAGPQFASFLTFSPSEVKSMRTEYGDLECCIEVVNSMQEAVDHIHKYGSSHTDVIITENESTAEQFLQQLDSACVFWNASSRFADGYRFGLGAEVGISTARIHARGPVGLEGLLTTKWVLRGAGQTAADFSEQGTMKYLHENLPVEQPLTVQRDSN; this is encoded by the exons ATGCTGCTACGAAGGCTGACTCTGTGTTCAAGGACCCCGCTGGATTACCCGGGACACGTATGCAGCTTTCTCACCAGACCACTGACACAAG TTACAGAGGGGAGGGCACATGGCAGCTCCTTTGCACACCGCAGTGAACTGCGTAGGGCCAAGAGGATCGTAGTCAAGCTCGGCAGTGCTGTGGTCACCCGTGGGGATGAATGTGGCCTGGCTCTGGGGAGGCTGGCCTCCATTGTGGAGCAG GTGGCCATGCTGCAGaatcaaggcagagaaatgatGATTGTCACCAGTGGAGCAGTGGCCTTTGGCAAGCAAAGATTAAGACATGAGATCCTTCTGTCCCAGAGTGTCCGACAGGCGCTGCACTCAGGTCACAGTCAGCTCAAAGAAATG TCTGTGCCAGTGCTGGAGGCCCGGGCCTGTGCTGCGGCTGGACAGAGTGGCCTGATGGCCCTGTATGAGGCTATGTTCACGCAATACAGCACTTGCACTGCACAG GTCCTGGTGACTAATCTGGATTTCCACGATGACCAAAAGAGGCAGAATCTGAACAGCACACTGCAGGAGCTGCTGCGTATGAACATTGTGCCCATCATCAACACTAATGACGCTGTGGTGCCCCCGCCGGAGCCCAACAGTGACCTGCTGGGGGTAAAT GTGATCAGCATTAAGGACAACGACAGTCTGGCGGCGCGGCTAGCTGTAGAGATGAAGGCCGACCTCCTCATCGCACTGTCTGACGTGGAAG GACTGTACAACAGCCCCCCTGGAACAGATGACGCAAAGCTCATTGACATCTTCTACCCTGGAGACCAGCAGTCCATCACCTACGGTACAAAGTCCAGAGTTGGTATTGGAGGCATGGAGGCCAAG GTCAAGGCTGCCCTCTGGGCCCTGCAAGGTGGCACCTCAGTGGTCATTGCAAATGGCACCCACCCCAAAGTAACAGGTCAAGTCATCACTGACATTGTGGAGGGCAAAAAGGTGGGAACCTTCTTCTCTGAGATCAAACCTGCTG GCCCAACTGTGGAGCATCAGACAGAAATGGCACGCAACTCTGGAAGAACCCTGGCATCTCTGCACCCAGACCAG AGGAGTGAGATCATCTGCCATTTAGCAGAGTTGTTGACTGAAAGAAAGGAAGAGGTTCTGGCTGCCAACAAGATGGACATAGACCAGGCTGTAAATGCAG GCCATTTGCCACCAGCCATGCTGAAGCGTCTGAGCTTGTCACCTGCCAAACTTAACAGCTTGGCCATAGGTCTGCGTCAGATCGCTGTGGCCGCCCAGGACAGTGTGGGTCGTGTGCTGCGCAGGACCAGGGTGGCTCACAACCTGGAGCTGGAGCAGATCGCTGTGCCCATTGGAGTTCTTCTGGTCATCTTTGAGGCCCGACCTGACTGCCTGCCGCAG GTGTCAGCATTGGCCATAGCCAGTGGGAACGCCCTCCTGCTGAAGGGAGGCAAGGAGGCAGCCAACACCAACCATGTCCTCCACCAGCTCACCCAGGAGGCCCTTTCCGTGCACGGAGTCAGAGAGGCAGTGCAGCTG GTGAGCACTCGTGAGGAGGTGGAGGATCTATGCCGACTGGACAAGATGATTGACTTGATTATCCCTCGAGGTTCATCCCAGCTGGTGAGGAACATTCAGCGGGCGGCCAAGGGCATCCCGGTGCTGGGTCATAGCGAGGGAATCTGCCACGTCTACGTTGATTCAGAAGCCAGCGTTGACAGAGTCATCAAAATTG TCAGAGACTCCAAATGTGACTACCCAGCTGCATGTAATGCCATGGAAACTCTGCTGATCCACAGGGACATCCTCCGGACCCCACTGTTTGACCAGATCATTGACATGTTGCGGGCTGAACGG GTGAAGATTCATGCAGGCCCCCAGTTCGCCTCCTTCCTGACATTCAGCCCATCGGAGGTAAAGTCTATGCGGACTGAGTACGGTGACCTGGAGTGCTGCATAGAGGTGGTGAACAGCATGCAGGAGGCTGTGGACCATATTCACAAGTATGGCAGCTCCCACACAGACGTTATCATCACAGAAAATG AGAGCACAGCGGAACAGTTCCTTCAGCAGCTGGACAGCGCCTGTGTTTTCTGGAACGCAAGCTCACGTTTTGCTGATGGCTACCGCTTTGGTCTAG GAGCAGAGGTAGGTATTAGCACGGCACGTATTCATGCCCGGGGCCCCGTCGGCCTAGAGGGGCTGCTCACCACCAAGTGGGTTCTGAGAGGTGCGGGGCAAACGGCAGCCGACTTCTCTGAGCAGGGTACCATGAAGTACCTCCATGAGAACCTGCCGGTCGAGCAGCCTCTTACTGTGCAGAGGGACAGCAACTAG
- the aldh18a1 gene encoding delta-1-pyrroline-5-carboxylate synthase isoform X3: MLLRRLTLCSRTPLDYPGHVCSFLTRPLTQVTEGRAHGSSFAHRSELRRAKRIVVKLGSAVVTRGDECGLALGRLASIVEQVAMLQNQGREMMIVTSGAVAFGKQRLRHEILLSQSVRQALHSGHSQLKEMSVPVLEARACAAAGQSGLMALYEAMFTQYSTCTAQVLVTNLDFHDDQKRQNLNSTLQELLRMNIVPIINTNDAVVPPPEPNSDLLGVISIKDNDSLAARLAVEMKADLLIALSDVEGLYNSPPGTDDAKLIDIFYPGDQQSITYGTKSRVGIGGMEAKVKAALWALQGGTSVVIANGTHPKVTGQVITDIVEGKKVGTFFSEIKPAGPTVEHQTEMARNSGRTLASLHPDQRSEIICHLAELLTERKEEVLAANKMDIDQAVNAGHLPPAMLKRLSLSPAKLNSLAIGLRQIAVAAQDSVGRVLRRTRVAHNLELEQIAVPIGVLLVIFEARPDCLPQVSALAIASGNALLLKGGKEAANTNHVLHQLTQEALSVHGVREAVQLVSTREEVEDLCRLDKMIDLIIPRGSSQLVRNIQRAAKGIPVLGHSEGICHVYVDSEASVDRVIKIVRDSKCDYPAACNAMETLLIHRDILRTPLFDQIIDMLRAERVKIHAGPQFASFLTFSPSEVKSMRTEYGDLECCIEVVNSMQEAVDHIHKYGSSHTDVIITENESTAEQFLQQLDSACVFWNASSRFADGYRFGLGAEVGISTARIHARGPVGLEGLLTTKWVLRGAGQTAADFSEQGTMKYLHENLPVEQPLTVQRDSN; encoded by the exons ATGCTGCTACGAAGGCTGACTCTGTGTTCAAGGACCCCGCTGGATTACCCGGGACACGTATGCAGCTTTCTCACCAGACCACTGACACAAG TTACAGAGGGGAGGGCACATGGCAGCTCCTTTGCACACCGCAGTGAACTGCGTAGGGCCAAGAGGATCGTAGTCAAGCTCGGCAGTGCTGTGGTCACCCGTGGGGATGAATGTGGCCTGGCTCTGGGGAGGCTGGCCTCCATTGTGGAGCAG GTGGCCATGCTGCAGaatcaaggcagagaaatgatGATTGTCACCAGTGGAGCAGTGGCCTTTGGCAAGCAAAGATTAAGACATGAGATCCTTCTGTCCCAGAGTGTCCGACAGGCGCTGCACTCAGGTCACAGTCAGCTCAAAGAAATG TCTGTGCCAGTGCTGGAGGCCCGGGCCTGTGCTGCGGCTGGACAGAGTGGCCTGATGGCCCTGTATGAGGCTATGTTCACGCAATACAGCACTTGCACTGCACAG GTCCTGGTGACTAATCTGGATTTCCACGATGACCAAAAGAGGCAGAATCTGAACAGCACACTGCAGGAGCTGCTGCGTATGAACATTGTGCCCATCATCAACACTAATGACGCTGTGGTGCCCCCGCCGGAGCCCAACAGTGACCTGCTGGGG GTGATCAGCATTAAGGACAACGACAGTCTGGCGGCGCGGCTAGCTGTAGAGATGAAGGCCGACCTCCTCATCGCACTGTCTGACGTGGAAG GACTGTACAACAGCCCCCCTGGAACAGATGACGCAAAGCTCATTGACATCTTCTACCCTGGAGACCAGCAGTCCATCACCTACGGTACAAAGTCCAGAGTTGGTATTGGAGGCATGGAGGCCAAG GTCAAGGCTGCCCTCTGGGCCCTGCAAGGTGGCACCTCAGTGGTCATTGCAAATGGCACCCACCCCAAAGTAACAGGTCAAGTCATCACTGACATTGTGGAGGGCAAAAAGGTGGGAACCTTCTTCTCTGAGATCAAACCTGCTG GCCCAACTGTGGAGCATCAGACAGAAATGGCACGCAACTCTGGAAGAACCCTGGCATCTCTGCACCCAGACCAG AGGAGTGAGATCATCTGCCATTTAGCAGAGTTGTTGACTGAAAGAAAGGAAGAGGTTCTGGCTGCCAACAAGATGGACATAGACCAGGCTGTAAATGCAG GCCATTTGCCACCAGCCATGCTGAAGCGTCTGAGCTTGTCACCTGCCAAACTTAACAGCTTGGCCATAGGTCTGCGTCAGATCGCTGTGGCCGCCCAGGACAGTGTGGGTCGTGTGCTGCGCAGGACCAGGGTGGCTCACAACCTGGAGCTGGAGCAGATCGCTGTGCCCATTGGAGTTCTTCTGGTCATCTTTGAGGCCCGACCTGACTGCCTGCCGCAG GTGTCAGCATTGGCCATAGCCAGTGGGAACGCCCTCCTGCTGAAGGGAGGCAAGGAGGCAGCCAACACCAACCATGTCCTCCACCAGCTCACCCAGGAGGCCCTTTCCGTGCACGGAGTCAGAGAGGCAGTGCAGCTG GTGAGCACTCGTGAGGAGGTGGAGGATCTATGCCGACTGGACAAGATGATTGACTTGATTATCCCTCGAGGTTCATCCCAGCTGGTGAGGAACATTCAGCGGGCGGCCAAGGGCATCCCGGTGCTGGGTCATAGCGAGGGAATCTGCCACGTCTACGTTGATTCAGAAGCCAGCGTTGACAGAGTCATCAAAATTG TCAGAGACTCCAAATGTGACTACCCAGCTGCATGTAATGCCATGGAAACTCTGCTGATCCACAGGGACATCCTCCGGACCCCACTGTTTGACCAGATCATTGACATGTTGCGGGCTGAACGG GTGAAGATTCATGCAGGCCCCCAGTTCGCCTCCTTCCTGACATTCAGCCCATCGGAGGTAAAGTCTATGCGGACTGAGTACGGTGACCTGGAGTGCTGCATAGAGGTGGTGAACAGCATGCAGGAGGCTGTGGACCATATTCACAAGTATGGCAGCTCCCACACAGACGTTATCATCACAGAAAATG AGAGCACAGCGGAACAGTTCCTTCAGCAGCTGGACAGCGCCTGTGTTTTCTGGAACGCAAGCTCACGTTTTGCTGATGGCTACCGCTTTGGTCTAG GAGCAGAGGTAGGTATTAGCACGGCACGTATTCATGCCCGGGGCCCCGTCGGCCTAGAGGGGCTGCTCACCACCAAGTGGGTTCTGAGAGGTGCGGGGCAAACGGCAGCCGACTTCTCTGAGCAGGGTACCATGAAGTACCTCCATGAGAACCTGCCGGTCGAGCAGCCTCTTACTGTGCAGAGGGACAGCAACTAG
- the pnmt gene encoding phenylethanolamine N-methyltransferase: MEEKGAEKGVAAMAACYQGFDPAAYLQYNYTPPRADFERKDSIVPWKLACLHRAFTEGDVSGELLVDIGSGPTLYQVLSGCEVFNKVLLTDFLEVNRQELRGWLQDEGGCSLDWTPYLQHVCKLEGRRPSAWTEKAAKLRQVIMDIVPIDVHCPQPLALDILPSAGADCLVSCFCLESVSPDLAAFIRALGHIGRLLRPGGHLLLIGALGESYYFGGPGVKIPVVPLNEAQVCASLKESGYTLIRLEVYTLPQDMRVGVDDVSGVFFVKALKE; encoded by the exons atgGAAGAAAAGGGAGCAGAGAAAGGAGTGGCGGCCATGGCAGCCTGCTACCAGGGATTTGATCCTGCTGCGTATCTGCAGTATAACTACACTCCACCACGGGCTGATTTTGAAAGAAAGGACAGCATTGTGCCGTGGAAACTGGCGTGCCTGCATAGAGCTTTCACTGAAG GTGATGTGAGTGGTGAGCTGCTGGTGGACATAGGTTCGGGTCCCACCTTGTACCAGGTGCTGAGTGGCTGTGAGGTTTTCAACAAGGTGCTCCTCACAGATTTCCTGGAAGTGAACAGGCAGGAGCTGAGGGGCTGGCTCCAGGACGAGGGAGGCTGCAGCCTGGACTGGACCCCATACCTGCAGCACGTCTGCAAGCTGGAGGGACGACG GCCCTCAGCTTGGACAGAGAAGGCTGCTAAGCTACGTCAGGTCATCATGGACATTGTCCCCATTGACGTGCACTGCCCTCAGCCTCTGGCCCTTGACATCCTTCCTTCAGCAGGGGCTGACTGTCTTGTGTCCTGCTTCTGTCTGGAGAGTGTCAGCCCTGACCTGGCTGCCTTCATCAGGGCCCTGGGCCACATTGGGAGGCTCCTGCGGCCTGGTGGCCACCTGCTGCTCATCGGAGCTCTGGGAGAAAGTTACTATTTTGGGGGGCCTGGGGTAAAGATCCCGGTGGTCCCACTGAATGAGGCCCAGGTCTGTGCTAGTTTGAAGGAGAGCGGCTACACCCTGATCAGGCTGGAGGTTTACACATTGCCTCAGGACATGAGGGTGGGGGTTGATGATGTGTCTGGGGTGTTTTTTGTAAAGGCATTGAAGGAATAA
- the crygmx gene encoding crystallin, gamma MX, whose translation MGKVIFYEDRNFQGRHYECNSDCPEMQNHFSRCNSIRVDSGCWVAYEKPNYGGYQYMLHKGEYPDYQRWAGFNDCIRSCRMVPPYNGNYRMKIFERSDFGGQNMELMDDCPDLNERFHTRDISSVNVMEGYWMLHEHPNYRGRQYFLRPGEYRRHHEWGSNSPTIGSLRRVTELN comes from the exons ATGGGCAAG GTTATCTTTTACGAAGACAGGAACTTCCAGGGTCGTCACTATGAGTGCAATAGTGACTGTCCTGAGATGCAAAACCACTTCAGCCGCTGTAACTCAATAAGAGTTGACAGCGGTTGTTGGGTGGCCTATGAGAAGCCCAATTATGGCGGCTACCAGTACATGCTGCACAAGGGCGAGTACCCCGACTACCAACGCTGGGCAGGCTTCAATGACTGCATCCGCTCCTGCCGTATGGTGCCACCT TATAATGGGAACTACAGGATGAAGATCTTTGAGCGGTCTGACTTTGGAGGCCAAAATATGGAGCTAATGGATGACTGCCCGGATCTGAATGAGCGTTTCCACACCCGTGACATCTCCTCTGTCAATGTCATGGAGGGATACTGGATGCTGCATGAACACCCCAATTACAGAGGACGCCAGTACTTCTTGCGCCCCGGAGAGTACAGGAGGCACCACGAGTGGGGAAGCAACAGCCCCACCATCGGCTCTCTGAGACGTGTCACTGAGCTCAACTAA
- the LOC116671186 gene encoding protein phosphatase 1 regulatory subunit 1B, whose product MDPLLPVDTEADKDARRKIQFSVPSSVPTQLDPRQVEMIRRRRPTPATLFRLTEPPSPEENIGPHQWVLGENGALKANLVHTTYHPPSLKAVQRMCQAHLASLDMSSVDKEDPSSGEEEEEREKESQQTASATDLREESKPLRDQCAPPDSLTGSGHLSRHHGDTEEAKEREDVKGE is encoded by the exons ATGGACCCGCTGCTGCCCGTAGACACGGAGGCAGACAAAGATGCGAGAAGGAAGATCCAGTTCTCCGTGCCCTCCTCCGTGCCCACCCAGCTGGACCCGCGACAGGTGGAGATG ATTCGACGTCGGAGGCCGACACCAGCCACACTCTTTAGATTGACAGAACCACCATCCCCAGAGGAAAACATCGGCCCTCACCAG TGGGTTCTGGGGGAAAATGGAGCCTTGAAAGCCAACCTGGTTCACACAACCTACCATCCACCCTCACTTAAAG cTGTCCAGAGGATGTGCCAGGCCCACCTGGCCTCCCTAGACATGTCTTCTGTGGACAAAGAGGATCCCTCTTctggggaggaagaggaggaacgCGAGAAAGAGAGCCAGCAGACAGCCTCAGCTACAG ATCTAAGGGAAGAAAGCAAACCTCTCAGGGATCAGTGTGCTCCACCTGACAGTTTGACAGGAAGTGGTCATCTCAGCCGTCACCACGGAGACACAGAGgaggccaaagagagagaggatgtaAAAGGAGAATGA
- the aldh18a1 gene encoding delta-1-pyrroline-5-carboxylate synthase isoform X2, giving the protein MLLRRLTLCSRTPLDYPGHVCSFLTRPLTQEGRAHGSSFAHRSELRRAKRIVVKLGSAVVTRGDECGLALGRLASIVEQVAMLQNQGREMMIVTSGAVAFGKQRLRHEILLSQSVRQALHSGHSQLKEMSVPVLEARACAAAGQSGLMALYEAMFTQYSTCTAQVLVTNLDFHDDQKRQNLNSTLQELLRMNIVPIINTNDAVVPPPEPNSDLLGVNVISIKDNDSLAARLAVEMKADLLIALSDVEGLYNSPPGTDDAKLIDIFYPGDQQSITYGTKSRVGIGGMEAKVKAALWALQGGTSVVIANGTHPKVTGQVITDIVEGKKVGTFFSEIKPAGPTVEHQTEMARNSGRTLASLHPDQRSEIICHLAELLTERKEEVLAANKMDIDQAVNAGHLPPAMLKRLSLSPAKLNSLAIGLRQIAVAAQDSVGRVLRRTRVAHNLELEQIAVPIGVLLVIFEARPDCLPQVSALAIASGNALLLKGGKEAANTNHVLHQLTQEALSVHGVREAVQLVSTREEVEDLCRLDKMIDLIIPRGSSQLVRNIQRAAKGIPVLGHSEGICHVYVDSEASVDRVIKIVRDSKCDYPAACNAMETLLIHRDILRTPLFDQIIDMLRAERVKIHAGPQFASFLTFSPSEVKSMRTEYGDLECCIEVVNSMQEAVDHIHKYGSSHTDVIITENESTAEQFLQQLDSACVFWNASSRFADGYRFGLGAEVGISTARIHARGPVGLEGLLTTKWVLRGAGQTAADFSEQGTMKYLHENLPVEQPLTVQRDSN; this is encoded by the exons ATGCTGCTACGAAGGCTGACTCTGTGTTCAAGGACCCCGCTGGATTACCCGGGACACGTATGCAGCTTTCTCACCAGACCACTGACACAAG AGGGGAGGGCACATGGCAGCTCCTTTGCACACCGCAGTGAACTGCGTAGGGCCAAGAGGATCGTAGTCAAGCTCGGCAGTGCTGTGGTCACCCGTGGGGATGAATGTGGCCTGGCTCTGGGGAGGCTGGCCTCCATTGTGGAGCAG GTGGCCATGCTGCAGaatcaaggcagagaaatgatGATTGTCACCAGTGGAGCAGTGGCCTTTGGCAAGCAAAGATTAAGACATGAGATCCTTCTGTCCCAGAGTGTCCGACAGGCGCTGCACTCAGGTCACAGTCAGCTCAAAGAAATG TCTGTGCCAGTGCTGGAGGCCCGGGCCTGTGCTGCGGCTGGACAGAGTGGCCTGATGGCCCTGTATGAGGCTATGTTCACGCAATACAGCACTTGCACTGCACAG GTCCTGGTGACTAATCTGGATTTCCACGATGACCAAAAGAGGCAGAATCTGAACAGCACACTGCAGGAGCTGCTGCGTATGAACATTGTGCCCATCATCAACACTAATGACGCTGTGGTGCCCCCGCCGGAGCCCAACAGTGACCTGCTGGGGGTAAAT GTGATCAGCATTAAGGACAACGACAGTCTGGCGGCGCGGCTAGCTGTAGAGATGAAGGCCGACCTCCTCATCGCACTGTCTGACGTGGAAG GACTGTACAACAGCCCCCCTGGAACAGATGACGCAAAGCTCATTGACATCTTCTACCCTGGAGACCAGCAGTCCATCACCTACGGTACAAAGTCCAGAGTTGGTATTGGAGGCATGGAGGCCAAG GTCAAGGCTGCCCTCTGGGCCCTGCAAGGTGGCACCTCAGTGGTCATTGCAAATGGCACCCACCCCAAAGTAACAGGTCAAGTCATCACTGACATTGTGGAGGGCAAAAAGGTGGGAACCTTCTTCTCTGAGATCAAACCTGCTG GCCCAACTGTGGAGCATCAGACAGAAATGGCACGCAACTCTGGAAGAACCCTGGCATCTCTGCACCCAGACCAG AGGAGTGAGATCATCTGCCATTTAGCAGAGTTGTTGACTGAAAGAAAGGAAGAGGTTCTGGCTGCCAACAAGATGGACATAGACCAGGCTGTAAATGCAG GCCATTTGCCACCAGCCATGCTGAAGCGTCTGAGCTTGTCACCTGCCAAACTTAACAGCTTGGCCATAGGTCTGCGTCAGATCGCTGTGGCCGCCCAGGACAGTGTGGGTCGTGTGCTGCGCAGGACCAGGGTGGCTCACAACCTGGAGCTGGAGCAGATCGCTGTGCCCATTGGAGTTCTTCTGGTCATCTTTGAGGCCCGACCTGACTGCCTGCCGCAG GTGTCAGCATTGGCCATAGCCAGTGGGAACGCCCTCCTGCTGAAGGGAGGCAAGGAGGCAGCCAACACCAACCATGTCCTCCACCAGCTCACCCAGGAGGCCCTTTCCGTGCACGGAGTCAGAGAGGCAGTGCAGCTG GTGAGCACTCGTGAGGAGGTGGAGGATCTATGCCGACTGGACAAGATGATTGACTTGATTATCCCTCGAGGTTCATCCCAGCTGGTGAGGAACATTCAGCGGGCGGCCAAGGGCATCCCGGTGCTGGGTCATAGCGAGGGAATCTGCCACGTCTACGTTGATTCAGAAGCCAGCGTTGACAGAGTCATCAAAATTG TCAGAGACTCCAAATGTGACTACCCAGCTGCATGTAATGCCATGGAAACTCTGCTGATCCACAGGGACATCCTCCGGACCCCACTGTTTGACCAGATCATTGACATGTTGCGGGCTGAACGG GTGAAGATTCATGCAGGCCCCCAGTTCGCCTCCTTCCTGACATTCAGCCCATCGGAGGTAAAGTCTATGCGGACTGAGTACGGTGACCTGGAGTGCTGCATAGAGGTGGTGAACAGCATGCAGGAGGCTGTGGACCATATTCACAAGTATGGCAGCTCCCACACAGACGTTATCATCACAGAAAATG AGAGCACAGCGGAACAGTTCCTTCAGCAGCTGGACAGCGCCTGTGTTTTCTGGAACGCAAGCTCACGTTTTGCTGATGGCTACCGCTTTGGTCTAG GAGCAGAGGTAGGTATTAGCACGGCACGTATTCATGCCCGGGGCCCCGTCGGCCTAGAGGGGCTGCTCACCACCAAGTGGGTTCTGAGAGGTGCGGGGCAAACGGCAGCCGACTTCTCTGAGCAGGGTACCATGAAGTACCTCCATGAGAACCTGCCGGTCGAGCAGCCTCTTACTGTGCAGAGGGACAGCAACTAG